CTGAACCGCGGCATGCTGCCGCCTTACGGCGGAACCGATATCATCGCTCCCAACTTTGAGCGTCTTGCAAAACATGCGGCCACTTTCGACAACTTTTATGCCGGAAGCCTGCCCTGCATGCCTGCCCGGCGGGAAATCCACACCGGCCGTTACAACTTCCTGCACCGGGGCTGGGGCCCAATCGAGCTCTACGACGACTCCATGCCGGAGCTGCTGAAAAAGAGCGGGGTTTACACCCACCTGGTCTCCGACCACTGGCACTACTGGGAGCAGGGCGGAAGCGACTACCAGACCAAATACAACTCCTTTGAGTATGCCCGGGGCAAGGAGGGCGATCCCTGGAAGGCCCGCGTGGAGTGGGAGACGCCTCCCCATCTCTACGGCCGGACCGACAACTGCGGCCGCCAGGAGTACATCAACCGCCACTATATGCCTCGGGAGGAGGACATCTCCATTGCCCAGAATTTTAAGCACGGCCTGGAATTTTTAGACGACAACCACAGCGCCGACAACTGGTTCCTCCAGATTGAGGAGTTTGACCCCCACGAGCCCTATTATGTTCCGGACCGCTTTATGGAGCTCTATGAAAAGGAGTACCACGGCCGCGCCTTCGACTGGCCCCAGTATCATCAGGTGGGCTTTGCCGGGGAGACGGAGGAGGAGATCCTCCACGGCATCCGCAAGTACTATGCCACCGTCAGCATGTGCGACCACTACCTGGGCCAGGTTCTGGACCGGATGGACCAGTACGGCCTGTGGGACGACACCATGCTGATCGTCAATACGGACCACGGCTTTCTGCTCACCGAGCACAACTGGTGGGGCAAGATCTGCGAGCCCCACTACGACGAGCTGGTCCACACGCCCTTCTTCCTGTGGGACCCCCGCAGCGGGGCTCGGGGCGTGAGGCGGACAGCGCTGTGCCAGACCATCGACATCGCCCCCACGCTGCTGGAGTATTTCGGCGTGGAGCGCCCTGGGGACATGCTGGGAATCCCGCTGAAGGAGACGGCGGCCTCGGACAAAAAAATCCGGGACTACGCCCTGTTCGGCATGCACGGGTTCCATGTCAACGTCACCGACGGCCGGTATGTCTACATGCGTGCCCCGCTGAGGGAGCAGGTGGATCAGCTTTACGACTATCTCCAGACGCCGACCAGCTATCCGGGCAGCATCACTCTGGAAAAAATGCGCAAGGCCGAGTTCGTGCCGCCCATGTCCTTTACCAAGGGTACGCCCCTCATTCGCCTGCCAGGCAACGCCATGGGCATGATCTCCGACGATCCGGAGTCTCTCTACGGTCCCGACGGACTCTACGAAGGAGGAAACCTGCTCTTTGATCTGGAGACAGACCCCAAGCAGATGCATCCCTATCATGACGACGCAATCGAGCAGCGTCTGGCCCAGGCCATGGCCGATCTGATGCGTCAAAACGACGCGCCGGCGGAGCAGTATGTCCGCCTGGGGCTGGAACACAAGTGATTTTTTCTGAAAAAAGGAGCGGAACGGCGCAGCCGTTCCGCTCCTTTTTATGTTTGCCCTATTGCGCCCACTCCGCCGGGGGTTCCACAACCCTCAGCTCTCCCTCCTTTACCTGGCAGGCCCAAGGCGCCCAGCGGAACTGGCGGCTGAAGTTGTCGGTGGCCACCGCCCCCAATACAATGATGTCCCCCTCCTCCACGGGGAAGCAGGTCTCCGGCAATATGACTTCAAAGTCATCGCCGCCGCTTGAAAAGGTAACAGCCGGGCCAGCCTCCATTGTAAAAGCCGGTTTGCTGTTGACAAAGTAGCCGATTTCCGCACCTTGGGCGTAAACCGCATCCGAATAGGCGGGGTCATAGAGGGAAAAGGAGGCACCCACCTCATTTCGTCCAATGCAGAAAAGACCTCCTTCCGGGACTCCTCCCGGCCTTTCCCGATCATAGCTTGCGCTGCTACAATAAAGCATAGTTCCCCGCTCAGCGCCAGTGACCACCTCCAACAGCTGGGTCTCCAGCGTCTCACCCCTTTGAAAGCAGACGGACAGGGCAATGCTGTCGGACAGGGGACAGGTGAGCTCCGCGGAAAAGTCGGGCCCCTCACCCTGCGCCGCCTGCTCTGTGGTCCCGCTGCTCTCCGCCACAAACGTGGCCTTCATTCCCGGCTCAAAGGTCTTTGGGGTGGCGGACAGGCGGAAGGTGATGGTATCCGCTCCCACATCCACCGCTTCCCGCTCCACCGCGTAGACCGCGGTCAGTTGATTCTGTGCCCTCAGGATATCCTCCACCCGCCCGGCGAGGGAGTCCATCTGAATTTCCACCGAGGACTTGACACGCTCTATGTTCTCGCGAAACTCGTCGCCCATGCCGTCGATTTTCCACTTGAGATTTCGATAGGCGCCCAACAGCACGGCACACGCCAGCATGAGAACCGCAAGCGCAAACAGCCCCTGCTTCCGGTTTTGCCGGGCCGTTTGGCTCTTCTGCGCTCCCTCACGGACGTTTAAGTAACGGGAGACGATCTCCTCCACCATGGCAAGCTGCCGCTCGTCCAACTGGGAAGGCTCCTCGGGCTGCGCCTCCTCCACGCCTAACAAAACGCCTACCGGCACATGGAACAGGCGGCTCATGGCCACTAATTTTTCCACCTCCGGCAGCGTGGCGTCCGACTCCCATTTGGAGATGGCCTGACGGGACACGCCAAGGGCTTCTCCAAGCGATTCCTGGGACAGCTGCTGATTTTTTCTATGCTGTGTGATCCGTTCTCCTACTGTCATTCGCGCTCCCTCCCATAGAGCCAGTCTACCTGCTCCCGATGGGAAAAGCCACCATCCGGCGTTTTCCTTTTGTCAACCAGGGGTTGCGGCACTCTGCGCAGGGTATGCGCCCGATCACATTGCTGAAAAAACGCGGGCTACTTCTGTCCCTGTGGCCGCATATAGGGCGCAAGGCCGTGGATGCGGGGCAGCACGCCTAAGAGCGCCGAGCCCAGCACATAGCAGGAGATCAGCTCCCCAAGGCCCACGGTGGCTGCGTTGTAGAGGAACGCGGCCGCGAAAGAGCCGCCGCCGGAGGTCTGCTGAAAGGCGATGACGGCGCCCACAATGAGGGCGTTGCACAGCACCGGCGGCAGGGGAGCCAGCCACTTTTGCCTGCACCTGGAGGTGAGCACCGCGGCCAGCAGCGTGGCGAGGGATCCAAAAATGATGTCCAGGGCGCCATAGGGGCTCAGGAGATTGGCAATGAGGCAGCCGATGAAAAGGCCAGGCGTGGCGGCGGGAAAGAAGAAGGGGAGGACGCACAGCGCCTCGGAAAAGCGGCACTGGATGGGGCCGTAAGCCACGCTGAACAGGGCGGCAAAGTAGGACAGCACCGCATAGGCGGCCGCCACCACGGCGGCAAAGGTGATCTGCTGGACGGTAAATCTGGATTTGGACATAAAAAGAAACCTCCTGAATCAAGTTCGGAGGCTCCATCGCAGGACGAATTCCGCCCGCGCAAAAGGCCGCGGACCGCCTCCATTTTTTGTTTAGAGAACGGCAAGTTTGCCGAACGAACGCCGCATGAACGGCGCTTGGACAGGAGTGGAAACCTGTCGCAAGCAGTATAGCACTAAAGAGGACAAAAAGAAAGAGCCCACTCCACTTTTTTGTGAAATGGGCTCTTTTATTCAGTTTTCCGTGACAACCACCAGAGCGTAGTCCCCGCTCTGCCGGCGCCCCGCGTCCACCGGGGAGATCAGCTCCGGAAGCTGTCCGGCCAGACCGTCGTACTCCGCCTCCGTCAGAGTGTAAGCCACACCGACGATCGCACCGTCGCTGTAGTCCTCTCCGCTATAGCCCTCCAACAGCGTGCCGGCCTGGAGGGTGGTGAGATAGACCTGGGTGAAGTAGGAGACTCCGTCCCCAGGATTGGAGTAGGCTGCGGCGTCGGGGAGGCTGGTGGGCGCCACAACCCCCTGGTCTTCAGAGCCTGCCGGATTCTTCGGCGCGGAGGATTCATAATTCGGGGGGATATCCTCCGGAGAGGACATGCCGAAACTTTTGGAGGAGGAGCCGCCGCTTCCCGCGGCGGTGTCCTGTTGGGAGCTCCCCTCGGAGGAGCTGCCCTGGGCCACGAAGGCATCGCCGCTCAACTCCCCGGAGGACTCGGAGAGAAGCGCGGTCTCTCCGCCGCCGGCAGAGTTTCCGGAAGCCCCTTCCAGGCCGGAAAACAGCCCCTTCGTACCGCCCAGGACAATGAGAAATGCCAGGCAGGCCGCCAGCGGCACCATAGTCCGCAGCTTCCGGGAGCGGGCCCTGCGGCGGACCTGTTGGGAGCGGATGGTGGCCATGACAGAGTCGGCCAGACCTTCGGGCGTCTGCGTCTCATCCAGCGTGGGGAGGCCGTCCCGGATGGCGTACAGCTGTGCAAGATAGGCGCGGCAGCCGGGGCAGTCTTTCAAATGGGTCAAAAGCGCGGATTGTTCCTCCGGCGTCAGCTCATCATCTATATACGCGCTGATGGGAGCTGCATAGTCTTCACAGTATTTCATTTGCAGCCCTCCTTTTCTATCTCTTTGGACGGCTGGGGCGCGAAAAAGTTCCCGCGCTCCAGCAAAACCTTGCGCAGGTGCTTCCGGCCCCGGCTGATCCGGGATTTGACCGTGCCCACGTCCACGTCCAGCGTGTCGGCGATCTCGCTGTAGGAAAGCTGATGCATCTCCCGCAGCACCAGCACCTGACGATGGTCGTCGGAGAGGGACAGAAGGCCCCGCTCAATCTCCTCCCGCAGCGCGGAGCGCTCCAAGGCCTCCTCCGGAGTGGGGGCGCAGTCCGGCAGGTCGATGTTCAGCTCCTCATCCTCAAGGGAGAGGGCAGGGCGCTTCTGCTTGCGAAGAAGGTCGATGGAGGCGTTGGAGGTCAAGCGGTAGAGCCAGGTGGAAAAGGTGGATTCCCGGCGAAAAAACTTCAGTCCCTGCCAGGCGGAGAGGAAGGCCTCCTGGGCAACCTCGGCCGCGTCGTCGGGGTTGCCGCACATCCGCAGCGCCAGAGCATAGACTTTTTTTTCATACAGCCGCACCAGCGATTCAAAGGCATCATCGTCCCCCTGCTGGGCGGCCAGGATCAATTCAGCTTCCGTCATGTCAAATCCCTCTTGATGCCCTTTGTGACGCGATACACGTCTTCTAAGGTGTTCATCTGCACGATTTGCTCCTTATAGTAGTTGGAATGGGACACGCCCTTTAAATACCAGCAGTAGTGGCGGCGGGCCTCCAGAACCGCCACCTTCTCGCCTTTGGAGGCGGCGGCCAGCTCAAACTGCCGCACGGCGGTGTCCACCCGCTCTGAAAGCGGCGGAAGAGGCGGTATATCCTTTCCCTCCAGGGCGGCCTGCGCCTGCTGGAAGAGCCAAGGGTTTCCAAAGGAGCCCCGGCCGATCATGGCCATGTCCGCTCCGGTGAAGCGGAGGATGCGCACCGCGTCCTCTGCGCTCCAGATGTCGCCGTTGGCGATCACCGGAATGGACACAGACTCCTTTACCGCCCGGATGGTGGTCCAGTCGGCGGTCCCGCTGTACATCTGCGTCCGGGTGCGTCCGTGGACGGCGACGGCGGATACGCCCGCCTGCTCCAGCATCATGGAGAGCTCCACGGCGTTGATGCTGCCCTTGTCCCAGCCCCGGCGCATCTTCACCGTAACCGGAACGGGGCTGGCCCTGACCACGGCCTCGGCCAGGCGCGCGGCCTTTTCCGGGTCGCGCATCAGGGCGCTGCCGTCGCCGGAGGAAACCACCTTGCCCACCGGGCAGCCCATATTGATGTCAATGAAATCGGCGCCGGAGACCTCCGCCGCGATCTGGGCGGCCTCCGCCATGCAGACCGGGTCACTGCCGAAGATCTGGGCCGCCGCCGGATGTTCGCCGGGGGAGAGCTCCAGCAGGAGCCTGGTCTTTTTGTCCTGATAGCACAGGGCCTTGGAGCTGACCAACTCCGTACAGGTAAGGCCCGCGCCCAACTCCCGGCAGATCTGCCGGAAGGCAACGTCCGTCACGCCGGCCATGGGCGCAAGGGCCAGGCGGGAGGGAACTTCCACATCTGAAATTTTCATGGCCGCGCCCTCCTTTTCCATCGAAGACCACCTTAGTTTAGCATAGATCAAGCGCCGGCGCAAGATCGAGTCATCCTGAGAAACCTTCCGTTTACAGGAAAAAAGAAGCCATGGCCTGACGGCCATGACTTCTTTCCCATTACACCAGCGCCACCAACAGCCACACCAGGCCGATGCCGCCGGCGCCCATGACGGCATAGAGAGCGGGGGGCAGGGCCCGCCAGTGGCGGCTCAGCTTGCCGGCACCTTGGGTATAGCTCCTGGCCACCCGCTCCGCCTCCTCCACGATCTCACGGGAGGAGACGCCGTCTTTGGTCAGCGCGTCGTTGCGCACAATGAAAATCGCCTGTTCAAAAATCCGCGGGTCCGGGGAATTGACTACTACGACCCGCCGGGAAACCCCCTTTACCATATCCGATTCCTCACTCTCACATCAATCTCAGCAAATCCATTGTTTCCTTCATGAGGAGGAAGTATACGGAGGTTGGGACAGTTTTACAAAAAATAGAGAAACGTCAGACTTCTTTTTTCTCCCCGGCGGAGCAGAGGTAGAGCACCTGCACGGCGCAGTCGTCGCTCATCTGCCCCTGCTTTCGGACCTGGGCCACGATGGCGTTGGCAAGGAGCTGGGGATCGCTGCCGGGAAAGCCGGCCAGCAGGTTCAAAAGCCATTCGTCGTGGCCCGCGTCCGCAACGCCGTCGCTGATCTGAACCACAAAGCAGCCGTCTTCCAGGGGAAAGTGGGAGGAGTCAGGGGGCGCGGGCTGGGTGTGAAGCCCGGCGGGCAGACAGCCGCCGGTGATGCGCTGCACCCGTCCGCCGCGCTTTACATAGGAGGGGGCTGCTCCGTATTTGTAGACCGCGCCCTGGTCGCCCTCCAACAAAAAGAGGTCGATGGTGGTAAAGCTGCCCGTGTCGGAGCTGCGCAGGGACAGGGCGGAGTTTAAGGTCTTAAGCGCCGCCTCCGGGTCAATGCCCGCCTTTAAAAACCGCTCCATCAGCCTGAGGGTCATGGAGGATTCCCGGCGGGCGGCCTCACCGGTGCCCATGCCGTCGGAGAGCAGCATGCAGAACCGGCCCTGAGTGGTTTCAAAGGAGGAAATGCTGTCGCCGCTGACGCTCTCCCCCTCCTTGGGGGAGAGAACCGCCCCCACCCGCCAGGATGGCGCGGTGCCGAAAGCCGGCGCGGCTTGTCCCAGATGGGAGGCAGTGGAGGCCAAAAGGTCTGACAGCTGGGCGTACTGGCCCTGGGCGCTGCGGCGGGTCTCCTCCATTTGAAGACGGTATTGGCGGCGCAGCAAAAAGGCGGAGAGTT
This window of the Dysosmobacter acutus genome carries:
- the dusB gene encoding tRNA dihydrouridine synthase DusB yields the protein MKISDVEVPSRLALAPMAGVTDVAFRQICRELGAGLTCTELVSSKALCYQDKKTRLLLELSPGEHPAAAQIFGSDPVCMAEAAQIAAEVSGADFIDINMGCPVGKVVSSGDGSALMRDPEKAARLAEAVVRASPVPVTVKMRRGWDKGSINAVELSMMLEQAGVSAVAVHGRTRTQMYSGTADWTTIRAVKESVSIPVIANGDIWSAEDAVRILRFTGADMAMIGRGSFGNPWLFQQAQAALEGKDIPPLPPLSERVDTAVRQFELAAASKGEKVAVLEARRHYCWYLKGVSHSNYYKEQIVQMNTLEDVYRVTKGIKRDLT
- a CDS encoding sulfatase, translating into MKAIMIMFDSLNRGMLPPYGGTDIIAPNFERLAKHAATFDNFYAGSLPCMPARREIHTGRYNFLHRGWGPIELYDDSMPELLKKSGVYTHLVSDHWHYWEQGGSDYQTKYNSFEYARGKEGDPWKARVEWETPPHLYGRTDNCGRQEYINRHYMPREEDISIAQNFKHGLEFLDDNHSADNWFLQIEEFDPHEPYYVPDRFMELYEKEYHGRAFDWPQYHQVGFAGETEEEILHGIRKYYATVSMCDHYLGQVLDRMDQYGLWDDTMLIVNTDHGFLLTEHNWWGKICEPHYDELVHTPFFLWDPRSGARGVRRTALCQTIDIAPTLLEYFGVERPGDMLGIPLKETAASDKKIRDYALFGMHGFHVNVTDGRYVYMRAPLREQVDQLYDYLQTPTSYPGSITLEKMRKAEFVPPMSFTKGTPLIRLPGNAMGMISDDPESLYGPDGLYEGGNLLFDLETDPKQMHPYHDDAIEQRLAQAMADLMRQNDAPAEQYVRLGLEHK
- a CDS encoding anti-sigma factor family protein; this encodes MKYCEDYAAPISAYIDDELTPEEQSALLTHLKDCPGCRAYLAQLYAIRDGLPTLDETQTPEGLADSVMATIRSQQVRRRARSRKLRTMVPLAACLAFLIVLGGTKGLFSGLEGASGNSAGGGETALLSESSGELSGDAFVAQGSSSEGSSQQDTAAGSGGSSSKSFGMSSPEDIPPNYESSAPKNPAGSEDQGVVAPTSLPDAAAYSNPGDGVSYFTQVYLTTLQAGTLLEGYSGEDYSDGAIVGVAYTLTEAEYDGLAGQLPELISPVDAGRRQSGDYALVVVTEN
- a CDS encoding QueT transporter family protein — translated: MSKSRFTVQQITFAAVVAAAYAVLSYFAALFSVAYGPIQCRFSEALCVLPFFFPAATPGLFIGCLIANLLSPYGALDIIFGSLATLLAAVLTSRCRQKWLAPLPPVLCNALIVGAVIAFQQTSGGGSFAAAFLYNAATVGLGELISCYVLGSALLGVLPRIHGLAPYMRPQGQK
- a CDS encoding RNA polymerase sigma factor, whose product is MTEAELILAAQQGDDDAFESLVRLYEKKVYALALRMCGNPDDAAEVAQEAFLSAWQGLKFFRRESTFSTWLYRLTSNASIDLLRKQKRPALSLEDEELNIDLPDCAPTPEEALERSALREEIERGLLSLSDDHRQVLVLREMHQLSYSEIADTLDVDVGTVKSRISRGRKHLRKVLLERGNFFAPQPSKEIEKEGCK
- a CDS encoding helix-turn-helix domain-containing protein; this translates as MTVGERITQHRKNQQLSQESLGEALGVSRQAISKWESDATLPEVEKLVAMSRLFHVPVGVLLGVEEAQPEEPSQLDERQLAMVEEIVSRYLNVREGAQKSQTARQNRKQGLFALAVLMLACAVLLGAYRNLKWKIDGMGDEFRENIERVKSSVEIQMDSLAGRVEDILRAQNQLTAVYAVEREAVDVGADTITFRLSATPKTFEPGMKATFVAESSGTTEQAAQGEGPDFSAELTCPLSDSIALSVCFQRGETLETQLLEVVTGAERGTMLYCSSASYDRERPGGVPEGGLFCIGRNEVGASFSLYDPAYSDAVYAQGAEIGYFVNSKPAFTMEAGPAVTFSSGGDDFEVILPETCFPVEEGDIIVLGAVATDNFSRQFRWAPWACQVKEGELRVVEPPAEWAQ